One Erpetoichthys calabaricus chromosome 9, fErpCal1.3, whole genome shotgun sequence genomic region harbors:
- the LOC114657635 gene encoding uncharacterized protein LOC114657635 isoform X2 has product MFPGGASGVFSALDLTPRGHYEVHGEDMESMPAAGSSGQRFAFMRAPAVAAAAASHSQRATSSPPVTSKTFQRSVYLAEVVGGRLIPNRMVVVRFLECEATLQGIVGKVQDAIGNYNPIILTDAQGNAILESEGTTGSQYWKQNARKVLALPEQDFNSLQGTKRRRLSNRKDDDSAGLGEVSDKIEELVMASQSLPAVTAAIRELTDLAVTQRVILTAPKLQTIKEGFSCVVCMSMFTICKTSLRNQCCHGAAEALLAARHVWSSG; this is encoded by the exons ATGTTCCCCGGAGGAGCCTCTGGTGTTTTCAGCGCGTTAGACCTGACACCCAGAGGTCACTATGAGGTCCACGGAGAAGATATGGAATCAATGCCAGCAGCAGGTTCCAGCGGTCAGCGTTTCGCATTTATGCGAGCACCGGCTGTGGCGGCGGCTGCCGCTTCACATTCACAACGTGCTACATCAAGTCCCCCTGTGACCTCCAAAACATTTCAGAG ATCAGTGTACCTTGCAGAGGTGGTTGGTGGGAGGTTGATTCCCAACAGAATGGTGGTTGTACGATTCTTAGAGTGTGAGGCTACACTTCAGGGGATAGTAGGAAAAGTTCAAGATGCCATTGGCAATTACAACCCCATAATTTTGACAGATGCACAGGGCAATGCAATTCTGGAGTCAGAAGGCACAACAG GGTCGCAGTACTGGAAACAAAATGCACGAAAAGTTCTTGCTCTACCTGAACAAGACTTTAATAGCCTCCAGGGAACAAAGAGGAGGAGACTGAG CAACCGTAAAGATGATGACAGTGCCGGTTTGGGAGAAGTCAGTGACAAAATAGAAGAGTTGGTGATGGCATCTCAAAGTCTACCAGCTGTTACAGCAGCAATCAGAGAGCTCACTGATCTTGCAGTTACTCAGAGAGTCATACTCACTGCTCCCAAACTGCAGACCATCAAGGAGGGATTTAGCTGTGTGGTTTGTATGAGTATGTTCACAATTTGCAAA ACATCATTGAGGAACCAGTGCTGTCACGGTGCTGCAGAAGCATTATTGGCTGCAAGACATGTGTGGAGCAGTGGCTAG
- the LOC114657635 gene encoding uncharacterized protein LOC114657635 isoform X1, which translates to MFPGGASGVFSALDLTPRGHYEVHGEDMESMPAAGSSGQRFAFMRAPAVAAAAASHSQRATSSPPVTSKTFQRSVYLAEVVGGRLIPNRMVVVRFLECEATLQGIVGKVQDAIGNYNPIILTDAQGNAILESEGTTGSQYWKQNARKVLALPEQDFNSLQGTKRRRLSNRKDDDSAGLGEVSDKIEELVMASQSLPAVTAAIRELTDLAVTQRVILTAPKLQTIKEGFSCVVCMNIIEEPVLSRCCRSIIGCKTCVEQWLETSPHCAKCREANNGVIEVTGLTAAFSVLKSFFTDQ; encoded by the exons ATGTTCCCCGGAGGAGCCTCTGGTGTTTTCAGCGCGTTAGACCTGACACCCAGAGGTCACTATGAGGTCCACGGAGAAGATATGGAATCAATGCCAGCAGCAGGTTCCAGCGGTCAGCGTTTCGCATTTATGCGAGCACCGGCTGTGGCGGCGGCTGCCGCTTCACATTCACAACGTGCTACATCAAGTCCCCCTGTGACCTCCAAAACATTTCAGAG ATCAGTGTACCTTGCAGAGGTGGTTGGTGGGAGGTTGATTCCCAACAGAATGGTGGTTGTACGATTCTTAGAGTGTGAGGCTACACTTCAGGGGATAGTAGGAAAAGTTCAAGATGCCATTGGCAATTACAACCCCATAATTTTGACAGATGCACAGGGCAATGCAATTCTGGAGTCAGAAGGCACAACAG GGTCGCAGTACTGGAAACAAAATGCACGAAAAGTTCTTGCTCTACCTGAACAAGACTTTAATAGCCTCCAGGGAACAAAGAGGAGGAGACTGAG CAACCGTAAAGATGATGACAGTGCCGGTTTGGGAGAAGTCAGTGACAAAATAGAAGAGTTGGTGATGGCATCTCAAAGTCTACCAGCTGTTACAGCAGCAATCAGAGAGCTCACTGATCTTGCAGTTACTCAGAGAGTCATACTCACTGCTCCCAAACTGCAGACCATCAAGGAGGGATTTAGCTGTGTGGTTTGTATGA ACATCATTGAGGAACCAGTGCTGTCACGGTGCTGCAGAAGCATTATTGGCTGCAAGACATGTGTGGAGCAGTGGCTAGAGACATCTCCGCATTGTGCAAAATGCAGGGAGGCCAACAACGGTGTTATAGAAGTTACTGGTCTAACAGCTGCATTTtctgtgttaaaatcattttttacagATCAGTAA